The Bacillus zhangzhouensis region ATCCAATCTATTAGGATATGGCGGAGGTCCTGCATCAATTCCGCTCAATTATGAAGAAATCGTCCATCATTTTCATTGGATGACGAACGAAGGATTCTCCAATATGCTGGCTTTAGCCAATGCACTGCCGGGCCCAATTGCTACGAAGATTGCAGCATATGTCGGCTATGATGTCATGGGATGGCCAGGCTTTATCGTGGCACTGCTTGCAACTGTACTGCCGTCCGCGGCCGGCCTTATTTTATTGCTCAAGCTTATTGACCGTTTTCGTCAATCTCCCGTCGTAAAAGGCATGACCTTATCTGTACAGCCTGTCATTGCGATGATGATGCTGTTATTAACATGGGAAATCGGCGGAGATGCAGTGAAAGCCATCGGGTGGACGCAATCACTCGCCATTGCCGCGATCTCCTTTTTCTTGATGACCAAATTCAAGCTGCACCCTGCCTTTCTTATTGTGGCTGCATTTTTATATGGCGGATTCATTCTGCCACATTAAAAACCGATAACATTCACAGTTAGCGGTTTTCTTTTATATATAAATTGCAGAAACTGATCTGCGCCCAATCGAATGATACTCGACCCCTGCTTGTTCTGCCGCTTCAAGTGTATGACAGTTTCGTCCGTCGAAAATAAGCGGTCGCTTCATCCATTTCTTATAGGACGCGAGTGGAAACGACTGAATATCCGCCCACTCTGTTAATAGACAGACAGCATGGGCATCTTTGATCGCTTCTTCTATCGTTTGAGCAAATAAGACTTGATCCGGCAGTTCACGAACTGCACGCCGAGCAGCAACAGGATCATACGCCACAAGCTCCGCACCTAATTGATGGAGCACGTGAGCGATCGGAATAGACGGTGCCTCCCTCATATCGTCTGTATTCGGTTTAAAGGACAGACCAAGAAGCGCAATTCGTTTCCCTTCAAGGGTTGCCCCCAGCCGCTCCCGAATATTTCGGATAAAACTTGCCCGCTGCCCATTATTTACTTTGATGACAGCCTTTAACAGCTCAAAATCATGGGACACATGCCCTGCAATTTGGACAAGTGCATTTGTATCCTTTGGAAAACAAGAACCTCCGTAGCCAATGCCCGCTCTGAGAAAAGAAGAACCGATCCGCTGATCAAGCCCCATTCCCTGCGCCACCCATTCAACATCAGCACCTGTTTTTTCA contains the following coding sequences:
- a CDS encoding chromate transporter, which translates into the protein MLILFLFWAFFLSNLLGYGGGPASIPLNYEEIVHHFHWMTNEGFSNMLALANALPGPIATKIAAYVGYDVMGWPGFIVALLATVLPSAAGLILLLKLIDRFRQSPVVKGMTLSVQPVIAMMMLLLTWEIGGDAVKAIGWTQSLAIAAISFFLMTKFKLHPAFLIVAAFLYGGFILPH